The sequence ATGGAGGAGTTGGTCACGTATCCCATGCCGAAGGTGATGGCCGCTGGCTTTCCGACGAATCGTGCTATCAACTCCTCGAGCTCGACGTGCAACCTGGTGGTTCCTGATAGCCATGGCAAGCTTAGGGGATTCGACATCTGTTCTGTGACGAAGAAAGCAGAGGTTTCCTACCTGCATCAGCCCGAGCACTGCAAGCGGTAGGAGCGTATTTCTTGAGAGACTCGATCACGCGAGGCGTGCAGTACTCATCTCCGGCAGCAAAGCCGAGGTAGTTGTATGATCCAAGGTTGAGGCATCTGGATGCGGTCGAAGACCGGCTGCATCGCGTGAGAGGAACAGAGTCAGAAACGTCTTCCACGGTCGAATCGGGGAGGGAATTACGTCGAACATACTGGAGGGTCTTGTTGTTGTCATTGGAATACCGCTCCACCACATCGACCCAGGCATCCGGTGCGCTCGCGATCGGTCGGGCAAAGCAGTCCTGCCATGCCCATCGTCAAACATACACGAATCACTTCTAGGGTTCTTCATGTTAGACACAGAGACAGTAGAAGAGAAAGACGATGCACGCATTATGTCCTTGACGGCCACCTAAACAGTACTTTATCCTGCACATAAATCGTATTGCCCTCTCTAAGTTTACGCATCCTTCCTACGCTGTTGTTTCACAAATCTTCCATTAAATCGAGGAAAAGGTGGCTATCAGAGATGGATATACTTCGAGAACTCGATCTCTCGGTGTTGAACGATCCGATCCAGCGGTGATCGGATCTTCTATCGAAATCTAAAAGGAATGAAGACAAACGAAgccccctcttctcctttctccATTGCTGAGTGCAATGCTTAATCGCTGCAAGGTAAGAACGACTAACAACAACActactttcttcttcctctgctgctgctgctatctTGACCGGGTCGTGAGGATTTAGATACGGATCGTTTGAGGGACACCGATCTTTTATGCAGAAGAGAACAAACACTCGTCGTACCAAGAAAATGACCAGCAAGGCAGCAACTTCCTGAACAGGAAAGAATCCGACAGGAAGAAGCTGAAATGGAAGCAGAACAGACCTGGATGCGGTGATAGATTCGGCGGGTGTAGAAATCCTCAAATGGCGGGCATATCGGCGCGTAACCCTGTCGCCAGATGAAACCGGGATCCATCAGTCGTCGTACGGATGAAACGAGAGGATTCAGGGAGGTAGATACCCTGAGGTCGTCGGACTTGGACCAGTCGAAGAGCTCGCGGAAGAGATCCCGGAGGAAGCCGAAGACGAAGAAGACGACGTAGCCGAGGAGCGTGGTGAGGGCGGTCAGGTACGTCAGCCTCACCATCCGCCGGACCTCCCCCGGCACCGCGATCGGCGGGATGGGGACCAGCGGCGGGATGGGGAGGAGCACCGTCATGGCTCGACCGGCGCCGGTCTCTGGTGGTGGAAACGGACGAGTCGGTGGGGAGAGCGCGCGTCGGGTCGTGCCTTTAATGGCCGCTTCCTCATGGCAACGGCGGCTTAATGTGCGTCGTTGTTGTCTGGTTGGCGTTGAGAGGGCTGCACGCGCCACTGAATTGGAGAGAGGGACCAGCCGGCCTTTTGACCCTGTTCTCAATCTACTCCGAGGAGGCGCGGTTTACGTGCCTCCTCCTTCCCTCTTAATTAGCTTTGATGGTCACACCACGCTCTCGTACTTTGTCGCCGCTGCCGACTAATGAGCAACGTGAAACCAGCGGTGATGCTCGTCAATTACGTTGACCAGAGATGCATTGGAAACCAAGAAGTTACCTTCATCTTCAATAAATGAGCAGTGGCTACTGAAACTGATACTCGAATCCCGGATGACAGTATTGCAGTCGGCGGCAGATTGAATTAAAGTGCCACAGAACCATCCTCGATCTACCGGCATTTGCAAGCCATTCAAAGACCCTCATGATAAGCATGACTTGTTCGATCCTTTACTTCAATGCTTCTGAAAAGGAGTGAGCTGCTTTGATCCTTTTTCCGGAGTGGAGATATCATTATCTTAGCCGCCTGCAACTCTCTGAGGAGCACTGAGGGGTGTTCGTGGAGGCAATtaccagcttcttcttcttcttgcgggATACAATGAATTGTGGATCTGATCTGGTCTCAGCTTTTCCGGAAACGCTAGCTCTGGTGCCATGAACATTATAAGATGATGCAGCCATTGTTGCTGGCTGCAGGATCAGTACAGTACGAAGACATTAAGATGATGGCCATCGTAGGCGTCTTTACCAAACCAAAGCTGTAATGTTTCGCTGCCATGACTCGACTTGGGCTACCAATTTCTAGCCAACAACTACATGAATGTTTAGCCTCGCCATGTCCTCTCAGATTTCTCTGTTACTTTCCTCCGATTGATAAGCTCTGCATTAGTTTTTAAGCTACACTTGTACACTTCACGACGATGTCCTCTTTCCACCCACAGCTTCGAGTCGTCTTTTACCTCCTTGAGTTTGAGATTTGCTAATGATTGTTAGATGGCACATAATGGAAGAGGTTTTCGAGATGAATTGATGCGTAATTAAATCATatgttgttgggaaatgaagAGGAAAGGGAATGTGTTTGCACTATACGAAGGGGCCTTGTGATGTTCTGATAGCTTCTTCTGCTCCATCTGCACTATACGAAGGGGCCTTGTGATGTTTCAGGCAAGTATTGCTCCTTCAATGTTGTCAGAGTCCACACTCCTGACAGAAGTGTTATCAAGAAGCTGTGCCACTGCAAATTGTGCAAATGGCTCTGAGGTTGAGCATCATGGAAATTTAATTGGATAGCTGAGGGCTGAGGGCTCTAATCAATGAGGAAGAACCTCATAAAAGATACCATATAGGTTAGGGATTGCTACTCGGATCATTTTTCTACCTAAAATGCATTAATTATTATATCATTGTCGGTATCACAGACTTAATTAATTTTACCTATATCGTATGATATTCTTATATGTTCGTTCGTAAAAAGTCAGTCTTTTCATAATATCATAAGATCCCGAAGAATTTGTTAGAAAGAGAAGATAGGTTAGTTAAAACATTAAATCACATaaacaaatattttaataaatattttatcataaatataaaatataaatatttcaatTAACTTAAATATACTATTCGAAAGGCTTAtccaatcatatatatatttctaagAGGTTgagatgattaatattttttgtCGCTCTTTGCTCAACACCTAAAATGATTGACTAGAggtattatttttagataattttaattttatatcatgATGATACATATATTATGTTTATAAAACTTAAACTATCTTAAAGTAGCACTTGTTATTGTGACAAGTAATGATCAGCAGCAACTACTTCAGGcaaataatagaaacacaataagatCAAGTCACAAACCTATGAGTTTACAGTTGATTTACCACACACTCCAAGGAAGAGCTATGGAAGATTACTGAGCTGCTCAGGTGCTATGCAGAAGGGTTGCAAGATGATAGAGATGAATGATGCAAGCCATTCAAACCACATGTTCCTTGAAGTGCATATTGAATGGGCAGGCATCAGAACCTGTGCATGTCCAGAATTGCCATTTAAGGCTGATAAAGATGAGGATGAGGATAAAGATGAGGCCATGCTGCCTGCCTTAAAAGTCTGGCTTTGACTGCTACGGTTCATGTCCTTGTGTTCTGCAGGCTCAGGTAAAGCCTCTCAAAAGCAGCTTCTCAGTAGAAACTAGTTAACGTGGAGCTTGCTCGAGGAAGAAGACAGGTTGGTTAACATGGCTGCTGTGAAACCTGGGTGTTCGATTTCGGTTACCCTCTGTTTCTTCTTTCTCATGGAAGGATGAGGACTTCGAGGTTTGCTTTGTGGCGTTTCTTCTGTGAATCTTCATCAAACATCTGATACAAAAGACTCGGAAGAATCAACATCGACTTCTTACCATCCGTAATCCATCAACTGGTGCGCATGAGGCCCGAGGGCAGTGTTCGAGACGAGTACAGCATCGTCGGAACGCGCATCAAGTTGCGTGCAGGTCGTCTTCCTCCCTTTCCGTGCCCTCAGGTCGAACACACTCAGAGGACATGGCCGTACCTGTCGGGATCTCTCGTCCGAGACGATAGATTTCCTGAGAAGAAGGAACAGGAGAGATGCTTCTCTCTCTTACTTATTATGCTTATCTGTTTCACGGTCACATACACACTAGGTTGACTGGAGAAGTAATTTGATCATACGGTAGCACGAAGGAGACATGACACTATAAAACATGCAGCTTGGTGTTTGTTTACAGGAGAGCGACCTTGAGTCGCTCGCTGCCATGAATGGGGTGATGCAGGGCAAGCCGGTGGTGAGAGTGACCGTGCCTCCAGCTTCTCAGTGCAAGCGTCCTCCATTTCCTGTGGTGATGATGCAAATGTTGGACCAGTCGGACAAGATGGTAACTGGGTAAGGGTCCTTGATCACCACATGGCGCGTCGAGTGAGCATTACACTTGGCTTGGAACTGAATCTATCGAGTGAGttttcattattgtgatctcatgacGATCGACAGGCTGGTGATCGATGCGGATCCTCCTCCTCCATGGGACCTCATCCATTTGAATGCATGTCCTTGTGAGAAGGTGGGAGATGAGGGTGGGAACAGAGTGTCTATGGTGGCTCATTTTGTTACCTCCATTCATGACAAAAgaatgaaaagaagaagaatgctgAAGAGTACGTAATTATTTCTTCTCTTATCTGTTGCAGAGGTCGATCGCTTCCTTCCCACTGCATTGACTTGCCACAAGGAAAATAAcagaggcgagagagagagagaggtacagTAGAAGATTAAAGTTGATCTCTTTTGAGAACTTCAAAGATCCATCCACATGTTTCTGCTTCAGATGAGTCGATCACCAAATCTTCTTCCCACCTACTTTTCTTGATGTCTACTGACACCAAACGGACAAAAAGGAAGAATGAGTCGAGGAACAGAATCGCAGCAAGGAATGTAGGTTATGGAGATCACTCAACTGGTCTCCAAGGGGTTGGCTTCACAGGAACAGAGGATTGAAGGTGGCCCATTTGCTTCTCCAGTTGGAGATTTCTCTGTTCGAGATCGTACTTGTTAGTCAACGTAAGAGAAAAACCAGCGGAAGGAGAACCAGCAATGCACCTTAAAGCCACAAGAGAACTCCGAAATGGCTTCGTTGAAGCTGAGCAGCTGATTGAAATCAGATGATGGAGAGTAAGGATCAGGAATATAGCATGCCTTGGATAAGCTGAACAGAGGCGAACTGGCGGTGTCATCCAACAGAGAAGAACGTTGTCTCTGCTGCTCTGGTTCGATTCTCCTCTTCTTGGCACCGCCCGCGGCCAATCCAGCAGCTGGACTCAAGGCAGAGCAGAGGCAGCCGCCGGCCTGAAAGCAAGTGCTGGAGCGAAGATAGCCGCAGGAATGCTCGTCCTCCTCGGGAAAATGTGGAGGCCCGGAGGACGCATCGGAGACCATGGAcaggtcctcctcctcttcctcaaagGAACCACCTTTGCCGCAGACGAGAGGCTGACGGCACTCACCGCAGGACTTGTCCAAGTAGTCGGTCCAACCAGATTGGCATCCACTGCTGCAATCCGAGCTAACATCGTCCTCCTCTCTCTGCATCAGTGGATCGACACAGGAGAAGGCTCTTCTCATTCTCCTTTATGGCTATGAACTCAAGAGGCACAAAGAGATCAATCGCCTTGGTttaaagagagagagatgaggcGGGTCGCCTCCCTCGCACGCACAGTCTCACACTCCGTCGGAGGAATGGAGCCAAAACGGGGTCACATGCAATACAGCGAGGCAAAGCGTACCACTCGACACCGGTTTCCATGATTTGCTACAACATCCCGTGAACAGGGGAAATCATGGGGAAGAGcatcatgtataaatatatatataattcatggtTAATCCAGGGATAATTCAACGCCTAATTCCTTAGAATATACAAGTATCGCTCATCGAAAAGCTCGGCATAAAGAAGCATAAGACAGAGATAATCTTAGTTTATATTCCCACTTCATCAACATGagcaatgtatatatgtatacataaatagtGGCTGTTGCAAGAGATTGGGGAGTGAATGTTTTCCTTTGCAGAATCTTGCACGTAAAGCAATTATAAATGTAAATTATTGTCAGTCAACAGAGTGGCAGAGGAAGCTTTTGGGTCTTCCTGAGGTTCCAAAACAACAATGGCCTCTTCCTCTGGATCGGTACTGCAGGCGTGAGAGGAGATGAAGTGTCTGTTCTTGCTTGGTTTATTCCCTCCGGGAAACAGGGGAGCTAATAAGATGATGAGGAGAAGCTATGAACATCACATCATGAAATGGCATGGGAGACCTGCAGGCGTCGAGTCATTGTCCCAaccaacaaagagagagagagagagagagagagagagaatgggggAATAATGCATATATAATACATTAAGAAAGAACTAAATTATGACTATGAGTGGAAgagtttcattatatatatatatatgtatatatatatatatgtatatatgtatatgtatatgtatatatatatacatatacacatatacatatatatatatacatatatatatatatacatatacatatatatatatatatacatatatatatatatatatatatatataaccgatTTTTCTGAAAAAGTTATTCTTTCTTAGCTTTTTTTTTTCGaaagtttttttgttttcttatacTTTTAATCTCATAAATGCTCTTTAACATCGTTGACACCTTTGTCTCGTCATGTGTGATACGTATCTTTGACATTATTTACTCACTATATCTTTGTTACTATCTACATAAACCACCAACCTTTATGATATCATCTTTATCTTCATGACATCATCACATAGCATTACCTCCGCTTGTCCTGTTGGGAAACTTTTGAGGGGGCGACATCCGAaacggaagaacaaaaataaaattccTTATTCACAAatatatgttcatcgtcgtgaattggtgcacaaaattcacAAAATAGAAAATtacgtatagtaaagattgtgttacctatggagatcatatatccttgaatccttgcagatctctaggagagggtgaaggaggtcaaacaccctcctctctagcaatgatccacacagcaatgtTGCGACAACACTCCTCCAAACTCCAAATCTGTTGTgatgtggagagggggaggagaataggagatgcaagcaaaagctctagcctataaaccacgaATCCCAATCTCCTATCaatcttaactctaatggatcctcccatattgggtattggatctccatccaactacccaagcctcttatattagtggatctctatccaataattcaggagcttattggatatctaataaaataggggctccgacggatatctcatatttaaactactacttatcgcaatgcctaccatatgtgtgtgactctttaggcccaatatcgagctggtcgtgagtcatacatgtcaaaactccttttgactcaataaattattatcttcataataactcactcgactcatcgactgcggacgtactaggccactacgccgtagtccctagatgatataggggaatccaatccattggacctgtctatccttagttaccatgtatatatagactctcatctatctaatatctcatagaCCATATAGTGAGCATTGTGCTGTCAAACTCATATAGTTTTTACTCGAGCcttactctaattggattctctcagcgaactatttctctctcaatccgaatgaccttggccagggatttgtctgagcaagaatacatgagatatttctctcatgacattgagagtgaATGAtcatctatcaacactcaatagccctcgtaaggttgactgcaacTCCTAATGATATGATGTACTAGATAtgagacatctaaacctataagttcgatatcaaagaatgaagcactcatacaggacatccttgatgactcaagtctaaggaccagatacaccattgagactatgaaatcattgtctaacaataaggtatcatcaaccatccagcattctgtaaacggatcaatcagtgaactcattctccaatgagcacttgtactgtatccctagtatcctcatacgagcaactatgagaccagctgcatccatcatatggatgggtatatagcacaccagtttgtccggttatctcgatgtctctctcgagtaacttatgatcgggattatttaggatctgtgtttaaaggcgaattagtctcattatcgtgatcttatcatgatctgattctcattgcacagattcaaagacatcacaatatatatatacatatatacaatagttaatataaagtgataaatgtcaaaatataatgagTAAAatgactgcatgtcaagtcacatatgtcatcaatcACATGATTAACTTGTTGGGCACCTTTAACTAACATGTCCTATCATTTTATCTCGTACCCTCAATATTAGTTTTATGATTGCATCCTTATCCTAACTTTTGTTTGCCATTATCATTATAATGCTAAGACTGTGTCACCCTCCTTGATGATTATCCTTTTACCATGATTATTATCCAAGATGAAATAGCTAAAATGATTATTATCAATTAGCTAGGGCTAGATTGGCCAAGAAAGGATGAAGGAGGCAAAGTCCTATCATGACCATCTCCTTCTTTTTCATTGAGGTCGATGGCCACAAGACAATTGGTGGTAATAAGTATATATAGGTTATAAGATTACAAAACAGAGAGATAATTTGGAAAATATAAaactcaaaaatatatttttaagaaatcatatatatatatatatatatataggaaaaggAGAGATGTTTTGTTGATCAAAAATAGTTAAACGAAATCTTGAAATATTATATGGTCGGCCACGTGTCGTCATGATCAAAGATGCATCGAAGGCCCACATGAGACCATGAGAAAGAGGAGAAAGCCATTTGGCCTAAACAGAGACTGTCAACATCGTCATCACCGTCCTTTCAGATGTGCACTTGATCGATCAAAGCTAACGAAACCAATCCATCAACCAGCAACGATCGAGATATGTCAATCGGGGGCTAAATACAACAACTCAATATGACATTTCGTCAACTCACCTACAGAATTCCAATAACACAATAGTCTTACAAACGTTGACTACTTGCAAAGAGCATATGTTATCGATGACTCTTTCTGTCTTAATCCGTAATGATCATCATAAAAGCATTAAGTATCTCTTCATCTATGGTAGCTTTGACATTTGATACTTGCTCCACAATACTCAAAGCTGTTACGATAATAGTTTTAGATTATTTGATTTATGGATTCGATCAAACCAAAATTACGATTAAGGTAAAATCGAAACTTAGTTTGTTTTATAGGATAGTAAGATGATTATCGTTTAGTAACCATCATGatatattgttattattattaatctTTTGTCAAATAATTGAGTATGTATATTGACATGGTGGGGGACTATAGTTAAATGAAGCTACAGAGAAGTAGTTGCGACTGTAGCATCGTCGTCAATGATGCCATTAGGGTTTGTCTCTCCCCTTGAGCTTGACAATTCAGAGGTGTTACACCTCTGGAAGAGGTGATGGGTGACCTAATCCAATTAATGCTCACCTTTAAATTGATCCTTGCATCTGTGTCCTGTTATTTATGGTTTGTTTATGATGTGTTAGGATAGAGAAATGGACATTTGTCCATTTATGATGAAATAATTCTTGAAGGAACACAAATAGATTTAGAAATTGGACTCATATATGTGTACATAAGATTTGATTCGATTCGACTTTTAATAAAAAGAATTATTGTAATAAAAGGATTTAaacttatttaaattaattattatatccAACCCAATTGATCGAATTCTATATCTCATGTTGACCTAATTTCAACATTTCAATCAAATGGTTCGACCCAAATCAACAAATCTCGACCTAATTCAAATCAGCCCAACAGACTGTGGATTAGAGTTTGGGCCTCCAACCCAATCGGATGCCGATACACGTCAGACTTTAAGATTCGATTCCGTCGATGAAGGTGCGTGATGGATTTTGTTCCGTCGGCATTGACGTAACCGTCGCCTCGCGTTTCGCTCGTCAAGGAGATCCGACCGGTAACCCGCCGCGTTTCTCGTGATGGCTCGCCATCGGAAACCGTTTCCCTCCCAACGAGGAAAAGAAGGAACATATTCGAATTTATTCGTTcctaaagagaaaaaagaaaaagaaaaagaaagcggaAAGAAAAGCACTTTTTACTCTAAAATAtctgtttatttttatttatatttctactattcttctttttctgaaaataatatatttgttgTACTGTGGAAACGTTCGCCAGACATCACTGTCGCGACGAACCTTCACGCCGCGGACGGGTAATCGAAAGGCAGCGGCTCGACGTCGCCGCTGAGGGGATCGGCGTGGCGGAATCCGTAGTCGCGCAGCACCTGGTCGTCGGCGAAGTGCAGCGCCCGCTGCATGCCCTCCCAGCAGCTCTCCCCGCTGTACATCTTGTTGTGGTCGCCGCTGCAGGGCTGACACCCCGTGAAGTGCGTCATGAAGGGCCGGCGCCAGCCGTTCGGCCCGCTCATCGCTCCATCCTCCCCTGACAGGTGCCCGTCCCGCAGCCTGCCGTACGCCCCGTTCGCCACCTCCGCGTGCCGCCGGCGCAGCCCCTGCACCTGCCGCTCCACCGCCGCGTACTTGGCCGTCATGTTCTCCAGCCGCCCCACGATCTCCACCCAGTAGCCCTCGAAGTAGTAGTCGCTCTCCAGGAAGATCTTGTCGCCCCACCGGTCCTTGTGCTTGAGGAGGAGATAGACGAGCGCGGACTGGTCGTCCGACTCGTTGAACAGCTTGTCCTTGAACTCCGCCTTCTGGAGTTGGCCCCACCGGTCGTAGTCCGGGGACATGGGGCCTGTAGCCGCCCACACCGCCATGAAGTCGAGCGACCACTGGCAGTTGCGGATGAGGAAGACGCCGGCGTTGAGGCTGACCCAGCTGCGGGCTTCGTACACCAGGCGGGGCCAACCGTGAACCACCAGGTTGTGATCCCGGTAGCGATCCAGGGGAAGCTCGAAGTCCATGTCGGTGAAGGCGGCGTCGGAGTCTACCCACCACACCCAGTCCGCCTCCGGGTGGGCGAGCATGGCGGCGCGGACCATGGGGAGCTTCGCCCAGAACGTGTTCATGGCCGGGTGGAGGAGGGCGGTGTTGTAGAAAAGTTCGATGCCGTGGCGGCGGCAGTAATCGACCTTGTTCTTAAAAAAGCGCAGGAGGAGGTGGTCGCCCACCGGG comes from Musa acuminata AAA Group cultivar baxijiao chromosome BXJ3-3, Cavendish_Baxijiao_AAA, whole genome shotgun sequence and encodes:
- the LOC103980069 gene encoding protein SOB FIVE-LIKE 5-like, whose protein sequence is MRRAFSCVDPLMQREEDDVSSDCSSGCQSGWTDYLDKSCGECRQPLVCGKGGSFEEEEEDLSMVSDASSGPPHFPEEDEHSCGYLRSSTCFQAGGCLCSALSPAAGLAAGGAKKRRIEPEQQRQRSSLLDDTASSPLFSLSKACYIPDPYSPSSDFNQLLSFNEAISEFSCGFKRNLQLEKQMGHLQSSVPVKPTPWRPTSRKVGGKKIW
- the LOC135633515 gene encoding probable glycosyltransferase 7, producing MMSGTEPSSPSSARTSKGLMTRRSSKPSLFSDGLVFAGGAGVALLVFWVVSTFFSAVTVVDPSAFPFSVSSSAAFPDLHDRDPPGATFYDDPSVSYTIDRPLTGWDAKRRDWLRLHPAFGGYGRERVLMVTGSQPGPCRNPVGDHLLLRFFKNKVDYCRRHGIELFYNTALLHPAMNTFWAKLPMVRAAMLAHPEADWVWWVDSDAAFTDMDFELPLDRYRDHNLVVHGWPRLVYEARSWVSLNAGVFLIRNCQWSLDFMAVWAATGPMSPDYDRWGQLQKAEFKDKLFNESDDQSALVYLLLKHKDRWGDKIFLESDYYFEGYWVEIVGRLENMTAKYAAVERQVQGLRRRHAEVANGAYGRLRDGHLSGEDGAMSGPNGWRRPFMTHFTGCQPCSGDHNKMYSGESCWEGMQRALHFADDQVLRDYGFRHADPLSGDVEPLPFDYPSAA